The following are encoded together in the Budorcas taxicolor isolate Tak-1 chromosome 4, Takin1.1, whole genome shotgun sequence genome:
- the PRR15 gene encoding proline-rich protein 15: MADGGGTGGSGSWWNSLTNSRKKNKEAAGGAQPPAQPAPGEPAPPVQDWTSSSRENQHPSLLGGAGEPHKLDKLGGEKSGNSRRNLKISRSGRFKEKRKVRATLLPEGVRSSEEAIFPGDPHDDNQ, translated from the coding sequence ATGGCCGACGGCGGCGGCACCGGCGGCTCGGGCTCCTGGTGGAATTCGCTAACGAACAGCAGGAAGAAAAACAAGGAGGCCGCCGGGGGTGCGCAGCCGCCAGCCCAGCCTGCCCCCGGGGAACCCGCGCCGCCCGTCCAGGACTGGACGAGCAGTTCCCGGGAGAATCAGCACCCCAGTCTCCTCGGGGGCGCCGGCGAGCCCCACAAGCTAGACAAGTTGGGCGGGGAGAAATCGGGCAACAGCCGCCGAAATTTGAAGATCTCGCGCTCAGGCCGCtttaaggagaagagaaaagtgcGTGCCACTCTGCTCCCCGAGGGAGTCAGGTCCTCGGAGGAAGCGATCTTCCCTGGTGACCCCCACGACGACAATCAATAG